TAGATACGATCTACTACTGTGTCACCATCAGCAACCAGCCCTGCAATCACTAAGCTGGCTGAAGCCCGTAAATCAGTCGCCATTACTGGAGCCGCTTTTAAGTGAGAGACGCCAGTGACAATAACAGTATTACCCTCAACAACCATATCAGCCCCCATTCGAATCATTTCCAGGGCATGCATAAAGCGATTCTCAAAAATGGTTTCCGTAATACGCCCGGTACCTTCTGCTACTGCATTCATCGCTGTAAACTGTGCTTGCATATCGGTTGGGAACGCGGGGTATGGTGCTGTTTTTAAACTAACAGCTTGAGGGCGTCGACCTTTCATATCAAGTTCAATCCAGTCTTCACCCACGCCCATATGAGCACCCGCCTCTTTCAGCTTTACGAGCACAGCATCAAGGGTATCAGGTGCAGTATCTTTAACTTTAATTCGCCCACCAGTTGCCGCTGCAGCAATTAAATAGGTACCCGTTTCAATACGGTCAGGTAATACGGAGTAGTGACAACCAGACAGTTTCTCCACCCCTTGAACCCGAATTGTATCAGTACCATGACCAGTAATTTTGGCACCCATTTTTATCAAACAGTGGGCAAGATCAACTACTTCAGGCTCTCTAGCCGCATTCTCAATAATGGTTTCCCCGTCTGCTAGACAGGCTGCCATCAACAGATTTTCAGTACCCGTTACAGTCACAGTATCAAGGAAGATTTTGGCTCCTTTTAAGCGGCCATCTACTTTTGCTTTGATGTAACCATCTTCGACCTTAATCTCAGCTCCCATTGCCTCTAAGCCACGGATGTGTAAGTCAACTGGTCGGCTACCAATTGCACAACCACCTGGTAAAGCAACTTCAGCCTGGCCAAAATGAGCCACCATTGGTCCTAAAACCAAAATCGAGGCTCGCATGGTTTTCACCAGCTCGTACGGAGCATGAAGGCTTTTTATCGTATTAGCATGGACTTCCACATTGAGCTTTTCATCAATAACCAGTTCAACCCCCATTCGGCCAAACAGCTCAATCATTGTGGTAATATCATTTAGGTGGGGTAAGTTACAAACAGTTACAGGCTCATCAGCCAGAAGCGTTGCAGCTAGGATGGGTAAAGCAGCGTTCTTAGCCCCTGAAATTCTAATTTCACCATCAAGTTTTACTCCACCAGAAATAATCAGTTTATCCATGCAAGCTCCTGCTGTTAATTTGTCACGTCGATAAATAGTCAGGCTACCGGCTTATTGGGATTGAGCCTGCCAGTCAGCCACACTAAAAAACTTCATAGTCACCGCATGAATTGCACCAGAGGTAATTGCCTCATTCAAAAGAGCATAAACCTGCTGTTGACGCTTTACAGGAGCAAGAGCCATCAGTTCATCGCTAACTAATGTTAATTGGAAGTTACAGCCCTCACCTTCAACTACCACTTCAGTATTGGGTAAAGCTGATTCTACTAGCTGCTTCACTTCTAATGCCTGCACTTGTTTCTCCCCTTCGCGGTCACCCTTGGTATATGATTGTACTTGGGTGTTTTCTAATATACTAAATATCAGTATGTATAAATAATGATCTAATATGAAGTTACAGCTTCAAGAAAGGGCGGTAATGATATATAAAAACAAGCAAAAAGGCGAAAACTGACACACCTTTTTGGAAATCTTTTCTAGATACAATCAACTCTTTTCGAAAAAGCTCATTCAACTACAAAGAAGAAGTTAATTTGGAAAGACTAATTTTGGAGGAGTTACTTTTGGAGAGTTTTTTTCATAACACCTAGATTGCTACTGAGGCTCCTTCCCCAGCAAGCTATAGCTAAGGCGCTTGAATTTGAATAGGCAACACAGAATCTAAACCACCTACTCTTGCTAAATCATAGAGATCAATAGGCATATTGATCATAGACAAGCTGATTGATAAATGATGAGCTTGACGCATCCAGGAGAGTAATACTGACAAAGCTGCACTCCCGCCATCTTCCAGCTCTGCCAAGTCTACAGTGCAACTACCAACCTGTTTTATTAATAACTCTCGCCCTTGCAGCTCAATGTCTGTAGCAGTTTCAAAAGTTATACTACCAACCAATTTTAGCTGCCCAGGCGCAATAGATAATACTTCACAGTCGGCCACTAAGACTTACCCTTCTTTTCATTTGCAGTCTTCATAATATCAGTCCAATTATTAATCACTTGTTGCAAGTCACCTTTGTTCTGCTGCATTGCTTCAGAAAACTGGGTTCTAAATAGTTTGCCAATATTAATTCCGTTGACAATCACATTACGCATTTTCCATTGGTTCGACTTTTTATCTTTGAACATGGTGTAAGTGAGTGGATAAGTTGTCCCACCTGACGCATAGATAGTCATATCTACAGGCACTTTTCTTTTTTTCAAGGCAGCTTTATTAACTGGATGTACTTCTATTTTTTCATTATCGTATTTCAACAGTGCTTTACCATAAAACTCAACCATGCTCACTTTAAAGGCTTTAGTGAACTGCTCAATTTGTAGATCAGACGCCTGCTTTGAATATTTAATACTCATTACTCCACGAGCAATAACATCAAAGGCAACAACGGGCTCTAAAACCGTCAGCAGCTGTGAGTAAAATTGATCTGGTGCCTGTTTATAGGTTTGCTTACCTTCTTTGATCACTGTCAGCATCTTATCAGTTGTTGTTTTCACTGTTGCATCTGGGCTTTCAGCTGCATGAGCGGAAACAACTGTTGATACAGCTAAAAGCCAGCCAAAAACTACCACTAACTTTGATAACCATTGAGTCATCACTTTCATAAAGCTTCCTTAAACCAGTTATTCACTATCAGTTTGTTTGACTGTATTTAGTAGGAACTTTCCTATTAAATCTTCCAAAATCAGCGCAGACTGAGTATCTTCAAGTTCATCACCATCATCGAGAAACTCTTCCTCCCCTCCCACACTAATGCCTATATACTGCTCTCCCAACAGGCCAGAGGTTAATATACTAGCGGTACTATCTAAGGGAATATTTTTAACATCACTATGAATATCCATTACCACTTTTGCTCGATACAGTTCTTTATCAAGCTTGATATCAACTACCCGCCCAATGGTCACACCACTCATCGACACTTTAGCTCGAAGGCTAAGCCCTCCAACATTATCGAAAAAGGCATGAACCCGGTAGGTTTGCTGATTATTTTCAATAGACAAGCCGCTCACTTTAAGTGCTAGCATTACCAGGGCAAAAATCCCTGCCAGCATGAACGCACCGACGCTGATCTCCACCGTTCTCATGCGCATCTTATAAATCTCCAAACATAACTGCAGTTAAGATAAAGTCGAGTCCCAGGATTGCTAGGGATGAATAAACCACGGTCTTAGTCGTAGCACGACTAATGCCTTCTGAGGTAGGGAGGGTATCATAGCCCTGAAAAACCGCGATCCAGGTAACAACAAAACCAAACACTAAGCTTTTGATAATGCCATTAACTACATCATCACCAAAATTCACTGTTTGTTGCATGTTGCCCCAGAAAGATCCTTCATCAATAGAAAGCCAGTCAACACCCACCATAGCACCACCAACAACACCCACCATGTTAAAGATGGCCACTAACAATGGCATGGAAATAAACCCAGCCCAAAACCGAGGAGCAACAATTCGCTTTAAAGGATCAACCCCTATCATTTCCATACTAGACAGTTGCTCGGTAGCCTTCATCAAGCCAATTTCAGCTGTCAAAGCAGAGCCTGCCCGACCTGCGAATAGTAGTGCTGTAACAACTGGCCCAAGCTCACGAACCAAAGTCAAGGCAACCATCTGCCCAACCGCTTCTTGAGAACCATAACGCACTAATATGTTATAGCCTTGTAAACCAAGCACCATGCCTATAAACAGACCTGACACGGCAATAATAATGAGCGATAGAACACCAACAGAGTAAAGCTGCTGGAGCAATAGCTGAAACCGAGAGCCAAATCCTGAGCGACCGAAAATTGCCAGCATCAAATAAATGCCTGAGCGACCAATCGCTTCTACTTTAAGCAGTCCAGCTTGCCCCAGTCTGCGTAAAAATGCCCAAAAATCATGAATCACTAAACACCCCCTCCCATTAAATCATCAACATATTTTTGAGCTGGGTAGTGGAAGGGTACTGGGCCATCAGGTAAGCCCTGCATAAACTGGGTGATTCTTGGATCATCTGAATTCAGTAGTTCTTCTGGCGTGCCATAGCCAATTACTTTGGCATCACTAATTAAATACAAGAAATCTGCAATACTTGCGGTTTCATGGATATCATGGGACACAACGATACTGGTTAAATTCAAAGCATCATTTAATAGACGAACTAATTGGACCAATACCCCCATTGCAATAGGATCCTGACCAACAAATGGCTCATCATACATAATCATTACTGGATCTAACGCAATGGCCCTTGCCAACGCGACACGACGCGCCATCCCCCCAGATAACTCACTGGGCATTAAATCTCTCGCACCACGTAAGCCCACTGCCTGAAGCTTCATTAAAACAATGTCATGCACCATCGATTCCGGTAGTTCTGTGTGAACTCTCAGTGGAAAGGCGACGTTTTCATACACACTCATATCCGTGAATAAGGCACCACTTTGAAACAGCATGCCTATTTTACTGCGTAGTTTAAATAACTCATTACGCGACAACTTAGGTACGTTTTGCCCATCAACAAAAATATCACCTGACTCTGGTTTCAACTGAGCACCAATTAACCTAAGTAAGGTGGTTTTTCCAGTGCCGCTAGGCCCCATAATGCCTGTTACTTTACCGCGGGGTATACTAATATCGATATCATCGAAAATAACCCTATCTCCGCGGCGATAGCTAAGCCCTTTGATTTCCACAAAGTTATTATCATGAGCTGTCATCAGGCTATCACCCTATCCATCAACAACAATTTTATCAACATCAGCCGTTTATTAAGTATGCGTCTTGCGAGGTATGGTAACACTTCTTTAGCAAATTTAGTAAAAGTTGAACTAAGGCTTATCATAACCTGATCAACCGTTATACAGCAGCCGCGGAGAATAGCACGATCAACAACAGGGCCGAATAGGTATCTTTCCTATTTATTAAATAGCAAACAGATTTTTTATTTTTATACGCGAAAAAGAAATACTACAAAATAAGCTGACCTTAACCTAGACACCTGAGCAAACTGCAGAAATG
This genomic interval from Spartinivicinus ruber contains the following:
- the murA gene encoding UDP-N-acetylglucosamine 1-carboxyvinyltransferase — protein: MDKLIISGGVKLDGEIRISGAKNAALPILAATLLADEPVTVCNLPHLNDITTMIELFGRMGVELVIDEKLNVEVHANTIKSLHAPYELVKTMRASILVLGPMVAHFGQAEVALPGGCAIGSRPVDLHIRGLEAMGAEIKVEDGYIKAKVDGRLKGAKIFLDTVTVTGTENLLMAACLADGETIIENAAREPEVVDLAHCLIKMGAKITGHGTDTIRVQGVEKLSGCHYSVLPDRIETGTYLIAAAATGGRIKVKDTAPDTLDAVLVKLKEAGAHMGVGEDWIELDMKGRRPQAVSLKTAPYPAFPTDMQAQFTAMNAVAEGTGRITETIFENRFMHALEMIRMGADMVVEGNTVIVTGVSHLKAAPVMATDLRASASLVIAGLVADGDTVVDRIYHIDRGYECIEEKLQLLGAKIRRTPS
- a CDS encoding BolA family protein; amino-acid sequence: MKQLVESALPNTEVVVEGEGCNFQLTLVSDELMALAPVKRQQQVYALLNEAITSGAIHAVTMKFFSVADWQAQSQ
- a CDS encoding STAS domain-containing protein — encoded protein: MADCEVLSIAPGQLKLVGSITFETATDIELQGRELLIKQVGSCTVDLAELEDGGSAALSVLLSWMRQAHHLSISLSMINMPIDLYDLARVGGLDSVLPIQIQAP
- a CDS encoding MlaC/ttg2D family ABC transporter substrate-binding protein, coding for MKVMTQWLSKLVVVFGWLLAVSTVVSAHAAESPDATVKTTTDKMLTVIKEGKQTYKQAPDQFYSQLLTVLEPVVAFDVIARGVMSIKYSKQASDLQIEQFTKAFKVSMVEFYGKALLKYDNEKIEVHPVNKAALKKRKVPVDMTIYASGGTTYPLTYTMFKDKKSNQWKMRNVIVNGINIGKLFRTQFSEAMQQNKGDLQQVINNWTDIMKTANEKKGKS
- the mlaD gene encoding outer membrane lipid asymmetry maintenance protein MlaD codes for the protein MRMRTVEISVGAFMLAGIFALVMLALKVSGLSIENNQQTYRVHAFFDNVGGLSLRAKVSMSGVTIGRVVDIKLDKELYRAKVVMDIHSDVKNIPLDSTASILTSGLLGEQYIGISVGGEEEFLDDGDELEDTQSALILEDLIGKFLLNTVKQTDSE
- the mlaE gene encoding lipid asymmetry maintenance ABC transporter permease subunit MlaE, coding for MIHDFWAFLRRLGQAGLLKVEAIGRSGIYLMLAIFGRSGFGSRFQLLLQQLYSVGVLSLIIIAVSGLFIGMVLGLQGYNILVRYGSQEAVGQMVALTLVRELGPVVTALLFAGRAGSALTAEIGLMKATEQLSSMEMIGVDPLKRIVAPRFWAGFISMPLLVAIFNMVGVVGGAMVGVDWLSIDEGSFWGNMQQTVNFGDDVVNGIIKSLVFGFVVTWIAVFQGYDTLPTSEGISRATTKTVVYSSLAILGLDFILTAVMFGDL
- a CDS encoding ATP-binding cassette domain-containing protein, producing MTAHDNNFVEIKGLSYRRGDRVIFDDIDISIPRGKVTGIMGPSGTGKTTLLRLIGAQLKPESGDIFVDGQNVPKLSRNELFKLRSKIGMLFQSGALFTDMSVYENVAFPLRVHTELPESMVHDIVLMKLQAVGLRGARDLMPSELSGGMARRVALARAIALDPVMIMYDEPFVGQDPIAMGVLVQLVRLLNDALNLTSIVVSHDIHETASIADFLYLISDAKVIGYGTPEELLNSDDPRITQFMQGLPDGPVPFHYPAQKYVDDLMGGGV